In Mycobacterium stomatepiae, the following are encoded in one genomic region:
- a CDS encoding glycosyltransferase family 4 protein, with translation MNDALRIALVASNRFSISQPFAGGLEAHVWHLARALVQDGHEVALFAAAGSDEDLGCRTIEVRNLDVSEAAQADVSMPPAAFMVDHHAYLALMLQLAGCASGDFDIIHNHSLHYLPVAMAPILCTPMLTTVHTPPTPWLESAINASGGVGTRFAAVSRHTAAAWRTAVNSISVVPNGIATHQWPLGPGGGPLVWFGRMTAEKAPHLAIAVAKRASMPLVLAGPVSDPHYFATEVTPHFGDGIQYAGHLDQASLAQLVGRASAALITPMWDEPYGLVVAEAMCCGTPVVAFDRGGIPELVGLRSGRLVAPGDLDAMADAIPVVRQLSRKQLRENAVRHCSAQVMVRAYLDLYEDMLRDHDKGNNDRLLHSSSRFRALGAGGECLRAITAPSHGAEFARDSATSSVRRSREATE, from the coding sequence ATGAACGACGCGCTGCGTATCGCGTTGGTCGCCTCGAATCGCTTTTCCATCAGTCAGCCCTTCGCCGGGGGACTGGAAGCCCACGTGTGGCATCTGGCGCGGGCCTTGGTCCAGGACGGGCACGAGGTCGCGCTTTTTGCCGCCGCTGGATCCGACGAGGATCTGGGCTGTCGCACCATTGAGGTCCGCAACCTCGATGTGTCAGAAGCGGCGCAGGCGGATGTATCCATGCCCCCGGCAGCCTTCATGGTGGATCATCACGCCTATCTGGCGCTGATGTTGCAGTTAGCCGGTTGCGCCAGCGGCGATTTTGACATCATCCACAATCACAGCCTGCATTATCTGCCGGTCGCGATGGCACCGATCTTGTGCACGCCGATGCTCACGACCGTGCACACGCCACCGACACCGTGGCTGGAGTCGGCAATCAATGCGTCAGGCGGGGTAGGCACACGATTCGCGGCAGTTTCCCGGCATACGGCTGCTGCGTGGCGCACAGCCGTGAACAGTATCTCCGTGGTGCCCAACGGCATTGCCACGCACCAGTGGCCGCTGGGACCAGGCGGCGGCCCTCTGGTGTGGTTTGGGCGAATGACCGCCGAGAAAGCCCCCCATCTGGCGATCGCGGTTGCCAAACGCGCCAGCATGCCCCTGGTGCTCGCCGGTCCAGTCTCCGACCCGCACTACTTCGCGACCGAAGTAACACCACATTTCGGTGACGGCATCCAGTACGCGGGTCATCTCGATCAGGCCAGTTTGGCGCAGCTGGTCGGTCGTGCCAGCGCCGCATTAATCACGCCGATGTGGGATGAACCTTATGGTCTAGTGGTCGCCGAGGCGATGTGTTGCGGCACACCGGTCGTAGCATTCGACCGCGGCGGTATCCCCGAACTCGTCGGGCTCCGGTCGGGACGGCTCGTCGCACCCGGCGACTTGGACGCGATGGCAGACGCCATCCCTGTGGTTCGACAACTCTCGCGAAAGCAGCTGCGTGAGAACGCCGTTCGGCACTGCTCCGCACAGGTGATGGTGCGCGCCTACCTCGATTTATACGAGGACATGCTCAGAGACCACGACAAGGGCAACAATGATCGGCTACTACATTCATCATCACGGTTTCGGGCACTTGGCGCGGGCGGCGAGTGTCTGCGCGCAATTACAGCGCCCAGTCACGGCGCTGAGTTCGCTCGAGATTCCGCCACCTCATCCGTTCGCCGCAGTCGTGAAGCTACCGAGTGA
- a CDS encoding glycosyltransferase, translating into MPASHVYVRHLSEPGGIDSVVRLADPAPKDGRTVPGGWWPPLMLEPGWVSNHSDRFDVFHVHFGFDAIGRDVLDGVVHELEKHGKPLVYTVHDLRNPHHPESQAHAEQQDVLVGAASELITLTPGAAQTIWERWGRRCRVFPHPHVLDSRRIEQNRSGAEDFVIGVHAKSLRANMDPLPVVDALVDIVSMLPQGVLRVDVHDEIFDPANHWFAPETGSALVDYDRYDHVQVRVHPHFSDAEFWEYLASLAVSVLPYRFGSHSGWLEACFDLGTAVIAPSCGFYDQQQPCGVFEFDENRFDRETLNRAVTDAYRQWASGTTPRATWAQRRAERVKIAATHRTLYRDVLT; encoded by the coding sequence GTGCCGGCTTCGCACGTCTACGTGCGTCACCTCTCCGAACCCGGCGGTATTGACAGTGTTGTGCGCCTTGCGGATCCGGCTCCGAAAGACGGGCGCACGGTGCCGGGTGGCTGGTGGCCACCGCTGATGCTTGAGCCGGGCTGGGTAAGCAACCACAGCGACCGCTTCGATGTGTTCCATGTGCACTTCGGGTTTGACGCGATCGGCCGTGACGTGTTGGACGGCGTTGTGCACGAGCTCGAGAAGCATGGCAAGCCGTTGGTGTACACCGTCCACGACTTACGCAATCCTCACCACCCTGAGTCTCAGGCTCACGCCGAACAGCAAGATGTACTCGTCGGTGCGGCCAGTGAGTTGATCACTCTGACTCCTGGTGCTGCGCAAACCATTTGGGAGCGGTGGGGTCGCCGATGCCGTGTGTTTCCCCACCCGCATGTGCTCGACAGTCGCCGGATCGAGCAAAACAGGAGTGGCGCTGAGGACTTCGTGATCGGCGTACACGCGAAGAGCTTGCGGGCGAACATGGATCCGCTGCCGGTCGTAGACGCGCTGGTCGATATCGTTTCGATGCTCCCCCAAGGCGTGCTGCGAGTCGACGTACACGACGAGATTTTCGATCCCGCGAATCACTGGTTTGCGCCCGAGACTGGCTCAGCACTTGTGGATTACGACCGATATGACCACGTCCAGGTCCGGGTGCACCCGCACTTCTCTGACGCCGAGTTCTGGGAATACTTGGCATCGCTGGCCGTGTCGGTGCTTCCGTATCGCTTCGGAAGTCATTCGGGTTGGCTCGAAGCGTGCTTCGACCTGGGTACCGCTGTCATCGCCCCCAGCTGCGGATTTTACGATCAGCAACAGCCGTGTGGCGTATTCGAATTCGACGAGAATCGGTTCGACCGAGAAACGTTGAACCGTGCAGTCACTGATGCGTATCGCCAGTGGGCGTCGGGCACCACCCCACGCGCGACGTGGGCGCAGCGGCGCGCCGAGCGCGTCAAGATCGCGGCCACGCATCGCACTCTGTATCGGGATGTGCTGACATGA
- a CDS encoding glycosyltransferase family 2 protein gives MKTAVITTVRGRGDHLQRQIRGLARSTQPADLHVVVALGDPCVSRVVAEEGWAAAVLELDVSEPIPIAQGRNTGAAAALRGSAELLVFLDVDCIPDASLIGCYRHIAAQPEHADALLCGPVTYLDPPGPHGYVRSELRRNPHPARPAPRAQDVLVTTDYGLFWSLSFAVTAATWHKIGGFCERYRGYGGEDTDFAQCAAKQKISMRWVGGAHAFHQFHPTADPPVHHLDDIVRNATIFHERWGWWPMQGWLAAFEDDGLIVRDADGHPQRTGVRQDVLGPSLG, from the coding sequence GTGAAAACCGCCGTTATCACCACCGTGCGCGGACGCGGGGATCACTTACAGCGTCAGATCCGAGGGTTGGCACGGAGCACCCAACCCGCCGACCTGCATGTCGTGGTTGCGCTCGGCGATCCATGCGTCAGTAGGGTCGTCGCCGAGGAGGGCTGGGCAGCAGCAGTCCTTGAGCTGGATGTCAGCGAGCCCATACCAATTGCGCAGGGCCGCAACACCGGTGCTGCTGCGGCTCTGCGCGGGTCCGCCGAGCTCTTGGTGTTCCTTGACGTCGATTGTATTCCGGACGCGAGCCTTATCGGTTGCTATCGACACATCGCAGCCCAGCCCGAACACGCCGACGCCCTGCTGTGCGGACCAGTCACCTATCTGGACCCGCCGGGCCCGCATGGCTACGTACGGAGTGAGCTGCGCCGCAACCCGCATCCAGCCAGACCCGCACCACGCGCCCAAGATGTCTTGGTCACAACGGATTACGGCTTATTCTGGTCGCTTTCGTTCGCGGTGACAGCGGCAACCTGGCACAAGATCGGCGGCTTCTGCGAGCGATACCGCGGCTATGGCGGCGAGGATACCGATTTCGCGCAATGCGCTGCCAAACAGAAGATTTCTATGCGGTGGGTCGGTGGCGCCCATGCCTTTCACCAATTCCATCCCACAGCAGACCCGCCCGTGCACCATCTGGACGACATCGTCCGTAACGCAACGATATTTCATGAGCGTTGGGGCTGGTGGCCCATGCAAGGATGGCTTGCAGCGTTCGAAGACGATGGTCTGATTGTCCGTGACGCCGACGGACATCCACAGCGCACTGGCGTTCGCCAAGACGTATTAGGCCCATCGCTCGGCTAG
- a CDS encoding glycosyltransferase — protein sequence MKLPSDDEAVQVSEPTAHGALHWAPHHDSGFTSRMDAVARWVADFRPQAFVTDVSVEIAAFVRLMGVPVIVMALPGQRIDAPHLLAYQLADHIVAAWPHELYAPAWLGAHAKKTSYVGGISRFDGRVRSARSDVVSTGGSPLPDNRTRVLVLGGASEVFGDTIDDCARACPDTTWTVLGGPGGRWTDDPWTQICSTDVVVTHAGQGCIADVAAARRPAVVIPKPRPFGEQRSTAATLRRHRLAIVTPEWPDVRRWPRLLARALATNPQRWRRWQVEGAAARAAMAIEATAQRCTTTEAR from the coding sequence GTGAAGCTACCGAGTGACGACGAAGCTGTGCAGGTAAGCGAGCCCACCGCCCACGGTGCCCTGCACTGGGCTCCCCACCACGACAGCGGTTTCACGTCACGCATGGACGCGGTAGCGCGTTGGGTCGCCGACTTTCGCCCGCAAGCCTTCGTCACCGACGTCTCAGTCGAAATTGCGGCATTCGTTCGTCTGATGGGCGTGCCCGTGATTGTGATGGCGCTGCCCGGCCAACGAATCGACGCCCCACACCTGCTCGCATATCAGCTTGCCGATCACATCGTCGCGGCGTGGCCCCACGAACTGTACGCACCGGCGTGGCTGGGCGCGCACGCAAAAAAGACCAGCTACGTCGGCGGGATCAGCCGCTTCGATGGCCGTGTCCGTTCAGCTCGGAGTGATGTCGTCTCCACAGGTGGATCTCCGTTGCCGGACAACCGAACCCGGGTACTTGTTCTGGGTGGAGCCAGCGAAGTTTTCGGCGACACGATCGATGACTGCGCGCGGGCTTGCCCCGACACGACGTGGACAGTGCTCGGCGGTCCTGGCGGCCGCTGGACAGATGACCCATGGACACAGATCTGCAGCACTGATGTCGTCGTGACACACGCGGGCCAAGGCTGTATCGCCGATGTGGCCGCAGCGAGACGACCGGCTGTCGTGATCCCGAAACCGCGCCCTTTTGGTGAACAGCGGTCCACTGCGGCAACGTTGCGCCGACACCGGTTAGCCATCGTCACGCCAGAATGGCCGGACGTTCGGAGATGGCCGAGACTCCTTGCGCGTGCCCTGGCGACCAATCCACAGAGATGGCGTCGCTGGCAGGTGGAAGGTGCTGCAGCCCGCGCCGCGATGGCTATTGAAGCGACAGCACAGCGCTGCACGACAACGGAGGCACGGTGA
- a CDS encoding diguanylate cyclase/phosphodiesterase produces MTQPITKANGGHRKRIPDQATDAETALLRYIVYGILPAWFIPGFLDWNQHRRSRIEQNAGTRESLIHLLMMTEVGVPLTLGLLCEINPLILTTMIVAIAAHEATALWDVSTAEHSGRQVTTFEQHVHSFLESMPLMAASALGCLRWKQVRELVGGAHSRDAWRLRWKKEPLPKGYLGAIGACVVAAIAVPYGEELLRCVREANRR; encoded by the coding sequence ATGACCCAGCCAATCACCAAGGCCAACGGGGGACATCGGAAGCGTATTCCAGATCAGGCGACGGACGCAGAAACCGCGTTGCTGCGCTACATCGTGTATGGGATTCTGCCGGCCTGGTTCATCCCTGGGTTCCTCGACTGGAACCAACACCGCCGCAGCAGGATTGAGCAAAACGCCGGCACCCGCGAGTCGCTGATCCACCTACTGATGATGACTGAAGTCGGTGTGCCACTGACGCTGGGTCTGCTATGCGAAATCAACCCCCTGATACTCACCACAATGATCGTCGCGATCGCTGCGCACGAGGCCACCGCGCTCTGGGATGTCAGCACCGCTGAACACAGCGGACGTCAGGTCACAACGTTCGAACAGCATGTGCACAGTTTCCTGGAGTCGATGCCCCTTATGGCCGCGTCGGCCTTGGGTTGCTTGCGATGGAAGCAGGTCCGCGAGCTAGTCGGCGGCGCACATTCACGCGATGCATGGCGGTTGCGCTGGAAGAAGGAGCCGTTGCCCAAGGGGTATCTCGGGGCTATCGGTGCCTGCGTCGTTGCCGCAATCGCGGTGCCCTACGGCGAAGAGCTCCTGCGCTGCGTTCGCGAGGCCAACCGACGCTAG